The DNA sequence taaGGTGACTTTAGGTGGCGTCTAGTCTGTCCCCAGAGCTGCTGACCTTGCCACCCGACAGATGTGTGTCTCGTTGATGTTTGTGCCGCACTGGACCTGGGATCCACGGCAGGTGAGAGCAGCGAGCCCGAACATTGCAGGCTAGGGGTGAACAGCCCCTCCCACGCTCAGCCCACACTCTGCCCCGGTCCCCCTCACTGTCTTCCCTTCTGTGTTTCAGCTGCAAACGATGAACACGTCTtagagaaattagaaatttagggggaaagcttttttttttttttttaagattttatttatttatttgagagacagagatcacaagtaggcagagaggcaggcagagagagaggaagggaagcaggctccccgccaagcagagagcccgatgcggggctcgatcccaggactctgggatcatgacctgggctgaaggcagaggctttaacctgctgagccacccaggtgccccagggggaaagctttttttaagaaaaaaactcacAGATGGTGATGAAAAGAATGAGAAGCAGGCAAGGAGCCAGAGCCCGGGGCGAATGCTGCCTGACCTGAGGCTTGATCATTCGGGTTCAGGTTGGGGGCAAGGTCACCTGGAGGTGTTGCAGCCAGTGACCTCCAGCTGTGTGGCGGCTGATCCACCGGCTTCTCCAGCGTGGCCTTGGGGCAGGGCCGGGTGTTGCTGGCCGATCCCTGCTGTGCAGCGTTCCTGCTGCCCTGCCCTTTCTGGACCGAGGGAGCGATAGGAACAGGCCAGTGATAACATCGTTGCCTGGATTCATGATTTCATCAGGACTTTTAAAGAGGTGACTTTAGATCTTCTCTAAAGAACTTTTCCTCATCAAATGTGAGCTGTCCCTGAACCACAGTCCATTCAgaaaaaggcaagggaaagaaggTTTAGAGTAGCCAGGAGGAAGCAATCAGCCAATTCCAGACCCAAGTTCTCTaataaatggcatttaaaaaaaaaaggggggggggagggcagaacTCGTACAGAGACTTGGGGTTTGTTAGCCAAATGCAACAAATGGACTTTGGAGGGGATCTGAACTACCCAAGTTTGAGAAGCCATGGAGCGGAAGGGAGTAAACATGGACAAGGTGTGCGATTCTGTCGAGGGACAGCTGCTTTGTTGGGTATGATGGGTAGTGGTAGAGGCATGGACGGGTTTATGGGGAAATGAAGTGACATCAGATTTGCTCCAAAAGACCCCAgcaaaataaataggtaaatgcAGGCAGCGGAGACTCAGCAACGGCTGACTGTGGGCTCTACCACTCTATTTCTGTGCACATCTCACTGGAACAGTCAATAGAAAAAGTTACAGGTGTTGAACATACAAAggtttcttcccatttttctcccCACCACAAGAGATTCTAACTGTCCACTCCGGGTCCTGTTCTTGTCCAGGCCTGCTGCCTCACCAGACTTTCAACCCCTCTCTGTGTCTGCGGTCGGGCCTTAGCATCCCGGACACTGGGCGGTGGGCTCCCGGGAGCATCCAGGATGCACTGGAGGGCTGGGGGTACAGGAGAAAGCCTCAGGGACCTGGGCTGCAGTTAACGTGGAAATCACTTGTGCAAAACCCCCTCTGTACCCGTTCCCACCCCCATTCCTGatgtctctctcaaatcaatacgAAGGCCGGAACTCCGTGAGCTTAACCCTAAATAAAGATTCACTTCTATTAAATCAAAGGTAATTAAAGTAAGCACTATCTAATAACATTTTTTCTAGCACATTTCATCCAGAGTTAAAAACCATCacccctggggtggctcagtctttaagcatctcccgtcagctcaggtcttgatcccagtgggaagcctgcttctccctttccactccccttacttgtattccctctcttgctgtctctctctctctctctgtcaaataaataaataaaatctttaaaaatatatataaataaaaaccatcatgactagggctcctgggtggctcagtcgttaagggtccgtctttggctcagggcacgacctcggggtcctgggattgagtacctcGTCGGGCcccctgcttggtaggaagcctgcttctccctctcccactccccctgcttatattccctctctcctctttctgaagaaataatcagaaaatggACAAAGACTGTGCATGAGGGTATGAactacagcatttaaaaaaaaagattttatttatttatttgacacagagaggcagcgagagagaaacacaagcatggggagtgggagagggagaagcaggcttctcaaagagcaggaagcttgatgtggggctggatcccaggaccccgggatcatgacctgaactgaacgcagacgcttaatgaccgcGCCACGTAGGCGCCCCTGCAACCTTCAACtctaaagatgttatttatttaattaagagacagagtgagagagagagatgagggagcACACAGTGGGAGAAGAGGTTCCCCACTGATttgggagcctgactcgggactcgatcccaggatgctgggatcatgacctgagccgaaggcagatgcttaaccgactgagccgcccagatgccccGAGCCTTCAACTTTTGATGCCAGAGAGATTCCCCCGGTTGCTGGGAttccttcccttctgtttctcttaCTCTGACTCCCGAGCCCCATCCTCTCCTTGCCTGACTTTTCTCATCTGTGGAACAGCAACACTAAGACTCAGTTTAAGACCAGCTCGGcaaattcaaaaagactgaaggcggggcaccggggtggctctgtgggtaaagcctctgccttcggctcaggtcatgatcccagggccctgggatcaagccccacatctgctctgcagggagcctgcttccctgtctctctgcctgcttatgatctctctgtcaaataaataaagtatttaaaaaaaaaaaaaaaaaagactgaaggcaATGGCGTAGGACCAGGCCTGGCACGTGGTCAGCCTTTAGAAATTAATGATTTCTCTCCCCTTGCACGCCCCTAGAGCAGGTCCACTGAGCCTGATCATATCTGTTTCCATGAGTCCTTGAACTTGTGGGCTGACCTGGAGGGAAGCTAAGCCCAGGGAGGGACTCCCGCAAGGTCAGAAGCCAGAGGCTTACCCTGGTGCTCAAGCTCTCCAAGGACGAGGTACAGGGAGTTCATCTGGGCTTGGAACGGCTCCACCAACTGGGTGCAGACCAGGATCTGGTGCTCATCAGATCCGTGCTGGGCTCTCAGGGTCACTCGAGACTGGGTCATGTCATAGAGCAACAACCTGCAGGTCAGGGCAAGTGCAATCAATCAGTTCTGCCCACAAACAGCACAAACACGGAAAGCTCAGAGGGCTCTGGCAAACCCATGGGTCTCTGATCAGAGAAGAACGGCGGCAACAAGTCAGAGAAACTGTTTTCCGTCCAAATTGTGAAGATGGAAATTACATGCATTACAAGgcaactgtttatttttttaaaaatattttattgatttatttgacagtaggcagagaggcaggcagagagagaggaggaagcatcgggctctatcccaggaccctgggaccatgacccgagctgaaggcagaggctttaacccactgagccacccaggggccccataagGCACCTGTTTAAGGGGTGTTGACAAAAGTATACACAGGTGTAAGCAGCACCCCAATTAAGATGTGGCCCATTTCCATCGCCCCCAAAAGTTCCCTTGTGCCACTACCCAAGCTCCCCATCTCCCACGCCAGGCAACCGCTGATCTACGGGTTCGTTTTCTCACTCCGGCCCCTCATGTACTTAGGGGCACAACAGCACGTCCTCTCTCGTGCCAAGCTGCCTTCACGCAGCAGGCGCTTTCGAGAGTCAGGGTACTGCTGGGTCAATCAGTGCTTTACTCCTTCTGTCCCTCAGCAGCAATTCTGTTGAAATGACTGAAAACAGTCTGTGTATCCGTTCCTCAGCTTGTCTGGTTTCCTGCCGGTGTCGGGCTATGATGATGAAGAAACGGGCAGGAACGTCTGCAGACCAATCTCTTTGctgacatatattttcatttctcttagggaAATACCCAGGTGGGATCGCGAAGTCATTCGACCAACCTGTCTGTTCAACTCTAAGAGAAGCGAGCGAATTGTTTTTCACAACGGGTGTGCTACGTTACACTCCCAGCAGCAACGGAGGGTTCTAGTGGCTCCACATCTGGCCAGGACTTTGGtatggtcagtctttttaattttagccgtCCTAGCGTCCTAGTGGGCAGGAAAATACTGTATTGTTGTGGctattggttggttggtttttaaaagattttattaatttatttgagagagagcagtgaaggtgagactggggtgggggggagagccgcgggagggggcggggctcgattccaggaatctgggatcctgacctgagcagaaggcagacacttaacccactgagccagccaggtccccctgttgtggttttaatttgcacttcccgggacgcctgggtggcgcagttggttggacgactgacttcagctcagggcgtgatcctggagtcccgggatcgagtcccacatcgggctcccagctccatggggagtctgcttcgctctctgaccttctcctcgctcatgctctctctcacactctctctctctcaaataaataaataaaatctttaaaaaaaaaaaaaaatttgcacttCCCTGTGACTAACGATGTTtaccatcttttcatatgcttattatccatttgtgtgtgtatatatatgtgtatatatgtatttttaaagatttttatttatttatttaacagtgagaggagaacacaagcagggggagcaggagagggagaagcaggtttcccgctgagcagagagccccatgcagggctcggtcccaggaccctgagatcaagacctgagccaaaggcagaggcttaacaactgagcgacccaggtgtccccctatatgtgcattttttaacTGTCAAATGCAAAATTGTTTACTTTTTGGATGACTGCTAGGTGTTATGTACACTctcttttgtgaagtgtctgttcaagtcttttgccctcCTCCTGTTTAAGATTCTATAACATATACTTTTCCCCTCTGGTTTTACTTGGGATAACTGAATTAAAGTAGACCACACATATTTAAAGGACACACTTTGACACCACATACACTTGAGCAACTGTCCACACAATTGATAATGAACACATTGTTCCCTAGTGCATTTTCACAATCCTCCAATACGCCATACCCAGGCAATCCTTGCGGGCAACaagcctgcttttcttttttcccccactttggaattttttttttttttggcatttcctaaacttttatataaatggagccatacaacatgtaatttttttctttttttggcctggttccttccttcttttctttctttctaagactctatttatttatttatttatatttaaaaattattattattttaaagatttttttttaattaaaaaaatttttttaaagatcttatttatttatctgacagagagagatcacaagtaggcagagagagagggggaagcaggctccctgctgagcagagagcctgatgtgggactcgatcccaggaccctgagatcatgacctgagctgaaggcagaggcttaacccactgagcccaaagattttatttttttaaagtgatctctacacccaacatgaagctcaaactcacaaccctgagatcgagagtcgcatgttctactgactgagcgcCCCGTGTTTAAACATGTGTTTagcttttaaaagaaactgcaggctgttttccaaagtagttgtgccattttacatttccatggGGAGAGTCGAGGAATTACAGCTGTTCCACACCCTCATCGGCTTCTGGTTTCAACAGTCTTTGCAAATCCAGCCAGTCCACTGGGCCTGTACAAGTATCCTGCTGCGTGtgaatttgcacttccctgatgatgcgATACACACATGGTGTGAACACACACCCATTCACATGCTCACGTACATCCATACACAAGAGCGTGTCTAAATTAATCACCAAAAGGTTAGCAGTGGCGGTCTAGAGAGTGGGATTACCGGTACTTTTGCTTGCTTTCTTCACACTTCTACAGACTATCTACCTTTTTTCCAATGAAAACAAATTCAGGTTTTagcatttaaaaagtacattgaCGGGGATGCCCTGTTGGCTCAGTAAGAGgtgtgtgcgactcttgatcttgggtcgtgagttcaagccccatgttgggtgtagagattacttgaaaaagtaaaacttaaaaaaaaaaactagacaaacttaaaataacattttaattgttttttttttctggcaggcCTGGGGTATGTGTGGGGGAGGAACTGAAATATCCCCACACccgatgaaaaaaaaaaaccacgttcTCACCTGCCAAATGTTCTCAGTGTGCCCCCGTTGGGAACTTGGCCAGCAGTGACTTCCCAGGGGAAGTAATAGATCCCAGGTTTGGGCAGCATCGCAAAGAGCTGGAACAGATTTCTGAAGACTCCTGAAAAACCAACCAGACCACAGGCTGAGATTAGCAGATACTTGAGACCAGAGACACCTGAAAGGCTAGTTCCTGTGGtagtttaatatttaaagatatttaagggcgcatctgggtggctcagtcgttaagtaagtatctgccttcagctcaggtcatgatcccagggtcctgggattgagccccgagttaagctctctgctcggcaggtgaacctgcttcccctctctctctgcctgcctctctgcctgtcaaataaataaaatcttaaaaaaaaaaaaatatatatatatataaagatatttaagAGTGGTAGTTtaatattaaacaatttttttaaaagattttatttatttgacagagacagagaaagcacaagtaggcagagaaagatggggaagcaggcttcctgctgagcagagagcatgactcagggctcgatcccaggaccctgagaccatgacctgagccaaaggcagacgcttaatccactgagccacgcaggagcccctAAACAATTTTTTTGA is a window from the Neovison vison isolate M4711 chromosome 5, ASM_NN_V1, whole genome shotgun sequence genome containing:
- the TEN1 gene encoding CST complex subunit TEN1; the encoded protein is MLPKPGIYYFPWEVTAGQVPNGGTLRTFGRLLLYDMTQSRVTLRAQHGSDEHQILVCTQLVEPFQAQMNSLYLVLGELEHQDGGSVVKARVLTCVEGMNLPLLEQAVQEQRRYQQERDSSQ